A genome region from Brassica oleracea var. oleracea cultivar TO1000 chromosome C2, BOL, whole genome shotgun sequence includes the following:
- the LOC106327754 gene encoding putative RNA polymerase II subunit B1 CTD phosphatase RPAP2 homolog codes for MSKDHQAIAINDAVHKIQLSLLNGITSQTHLFSAMALMSQSDYEDVVTERTIAKLCGYPLCRSPLPSDVSRRGKYRVSLKEHRVYDVRESQKFCSGECLVSSRAFGKSLQEVRTSEFDMVKLGGIVGLFGGGDGDVVEEEEGLGLGLGKLTICEKSDVLRGGEVDLEEWMGPSSAVEGYVPFDRSNVKSRDGSKESKAKNKQKRQEEPSFNEMGFTSTVIVPDECSVSSYNSKQDSKAKNNQKKQEDPPFNEMGFTSEVIIPDECSVSKVPPQTKQTPPVVKPEDGQGKTPKKSRFRREKEKEKIDFASFGFDAMGCASPVTASDGYSVEYSVSKQPPSSTEDPLGGQMKDGLKPLDEKSSLSASKGKGFRPPPRRKQASLVGESSKGKTVVTITEKDIQSSLADEMGVMSDGYSVEYNVSKHPPSSMEDSLSSHLEGSQTLDKKNALLGSSSGSNTKALGKKVISDSCEGLKAHKDMCSSSEIVTKSCLKVSGSKKPSHSVTWADQSDGVRGDLCEVRSNDIESGLNTEDVSRLALAEACAKALSQAAEAVSSGDLDASDAAAKAGIVLLPSTHQLDEEVSEEEMSEEEEEEEATLLKWPNKPGTPDSDLFERDQSWFDETPEGFNLTLSPFAMMWDSLFGWVSSSSLAYIYGKDESAHEEFLSVNGKEYPRRIRLGEGLSSEIKETIAGCLARAVSTVATVLKLPVPISELEKGLGSLLETLSLTGAVPSFRVEQWLVVVLLFLDALSVCRIPRIAPYILNRSKVLEGSGIGNEEYETMKEILLPLGRVPQFATLCGA; via the exons ATGTCGAAGGATCACCAAGCAATCGCCATCAACGATGCGGTTCACAAGATCCAGCTCTCTCTCCTCAACGGCATCACTTCACAAACCCACCTCTTCTCCGCAATGGCCCTGATGTCTCAGTCGGACTACGAAGACGTCGTCACGGAGCGAACCATCGCCAAGCTCTGCGGCTACCCTCTCTGCCGATCCCCCCTCCCTTCCGACGTTTCCAGGAGAGGGAAGTACCGCGTCTCCCTGAAGGAGCACAGGGTCTACGATGTTCGGGAGAGTCAAAAGTTCTGCTCGGGGGAGTGTCTTGTTAGCAGCAGAGCGTTTGGGAAGAGTCTGCAGGAGGTTCGTACCTCGGAGTTTGATATGGTGAAGCTTGGTGGGATTGTTGGTTTGTTTGGTGGTGGTGATGGGGATGTGGTGGAAGAGGAGGAGGGTTTGGGTTTGGGGTTGGGGAAGTTGACTATTTGTGAGAAGAGTGATGTGTTGAGAGGTGGAGAGGTGGATTTGGAGGAGTGGATGGGTCCTTCTAGTGCTGTTGAAGGTTATGTTCCTTTTGATCGAAGCAATGTCAAATCTAGAGATGGCAGTAAGG AGTCCAAGGCTAAGAATAAACAAAAGAGGCAGGAGGAACCGTCTTTTAACGAGATGGGTTTTACTAGCACGGTTATTGTTCCTGATGAGTGTAGTGTAAGCAGTTACAACTCCAAACAGG ATTCCAAGGCTAAGAATAATCAAAAGAAACAGGAGGATCCGCCTTTTAACGAGATGGGTTTCACTAGTGAAGTTATCATTCCTGATGAGTGTAGTGTTTCAAAGGTTCCACCACAGACCAAACAAACTCCTCCTGTGGTGAAACCTGAGGATGGCCAAGGGAAAACCCCAAAAAAATCGA GGTTTCGTCGTGAAAAGGAAAAGGAAAAGATCGATTTCGCGAGCTTTGGGTTTGATGCAATGGGCTGTGCGAGCCCTGTCACTGCAAGTGATGGATACAGCGTTGAATACAGCGTGTCTAAGCAGCCACCATCTTCAACTGAAGACCCTCTTGGTGGCCAAATGAAAGATGGTCTAAAGCCTTTGGATGAGAAGAGTTCTCTATCTGCGTCTAAAGGGAAGGGGTTTAGGCCTCCACCACGGCGCAAACAAGCTTCTCTTGTAGGCGAATCAAGCAAAGGGAAAACAGTTGTAACAATCACGGAGAAGGACATTCAAAGTTCTCTGGCTGATGAGATGGGTGTAATGAGCGATGGATACAGTGTAGAATATAATGTGTCTAAGCATCCACCATCTTCAATGGAAGATTCTCTAAGTTCTCACCTAGAAGGTTCTCAGACGTTAGACAAGAAAAATGCTCTACTAGGATCATCATCTGGTTCTAATACAAAAGCCCTGGGAAAGAAAGTTATTTCTGATTCTTGTGAGGGGCTTAAAGCTCATAAGGATATGTGTTCATCAAGTGAAATCGTCACTAAGTCATGCCTTAAAGTCTCTGGCTCCAAGAAGCCTAGCCATTCAGTTACTTGGGCTGATCAGAGTGATGGCGTCCGTGGTGATCTTTGCGAGGTTAGAAGCAATGATATCGAGTCAGGTCTCAATACAGAGGATGTCTCACGCCTTGCATTAGCAGAAGCCTGTGCTAAGGCGTTGAGCCAGGCTGCTGAAGCTGTTTCTTCAGGAGATTTAGATGCAAGTGACGCCG CTGCAAAAGCTGGAATCGTTTTGTTGCCAAGCACACATCAACTTGATGAAGAAGTTTCCGAGGAGGAAATGAGTGAAGAAGAGGAGGAGGAGGAAGCAACTCTTCTGAAGTGGCCAAACAAGCCAGGGACGCCGGATTCTGATTTGTTCGAACGTGATCAGTCTTGGTTCGATGAAACTCCAGAGGGCTTCAATCTAACT TTATCACCTTTTGCAATGATGTGGGACTCACTGTTTGGCTGGGTGTCATCCTCTTCACTGGCGTATATATATGGGAAAGATGAGTCTGCTCATGAGGAGTTTTTGTCGGTTAACGGGAAGGAGTACCCCAGGAGGATTAGATTGGGAGAAGGGCTTTCATCGGAGATCAAGGAGACTATTGCTGGATGTCTTGCAAGAGCTGTGTCTACAGTTGCCACTGTTCTCAAGCTGCCAGTACCTATATCCGAGTTAGAAAAGGGACTA GGAAGCTTGTTGGAGACATTGTCGTTGACTGGGGCGGTTCCGTCGTTTAGGGTTGAACAATGGCTAGTGGTTGTACTTCTGTTCCTGGACGCGTTGTCTGTGTGCCGGATCCCTCGGATTGCACCTTATATATTGAACAGAAGCAAG GTGTTGGAAGGAAGTGGAATTGGAAATGAAGAGTATGAGACAATGAAGGAGATTCTGTTACCGCTTGGCCGTGTTCCTCAGTTTGCTACACTATGCGGGGCTTAG